The following proteins are co-located in the Rhodothermaceae bacterium genome:
- a CDS encoding MFS transporter translates to MTKEISLDTPVLEDRLHPFFIIAPLWLTAFIVSCQLFIVSPLLPIIQDELLNRTPPTDFALGFLGTAYSVVLAFSTLIVGPISDRVGRRRVLVVGTALIAAVLLLHGVAVHYESLLVMRALTGMATGVYSGSMVAFVGDYFPYKRRGWATGWILTGVACGQILGMPAGILLANAYGFQTPFIVFGGLMVLASAMAWWYLPQSNVKYDEVPFSIPAVLRTYATLLQSRGPCAGVVIYFLLFASLGVFLFFFPKWLEEDVGISIQQLALLFVIAGIGIVVGTTSGGVLSDRFGRKPILIFACGALTLVLPFVTFWVRGFTSAAVFTAVILILGAMRTGPIMALLTALTAHTQRGSMMGLAIASGQLGLGVATAAAGWFYEHPGFPYNVLAATIAVVLMAWVVWRLLPEPTEA, encoded by the coding sequence GTGACAAAAGAAATTTCATTGGATACTCCCGTTCTTGAAGACAGGCTCCATCCATTTTTCATAATCGCTCCGCTGTGGCTGACTGCGTTCATCGTAAGCTGCCAGCTCTTTATTGTGTCACCCCTTTTACCAATCATTCAGGATGAACTCCTCAATCGGACTCCTCCGACAGACTTTGCACTTGGCTTTTTGGGCACCGCCTATTCAGTTGTATTAGCTTTCTCCACACTGATCGTAGGCCCGATCTCTGATCGTGTAGGACGACGTCGTGTACTAGTTGTCGGAACCGCCCTCATTGCTGCGGTACTGTTATTACATGGAGTAGCAGTTCACTACGAGTCACTCTTGGTCATGCGTGCGCTCACTGGAATGGCGACAGGGGTATACAGTGGTAGTATGGTCGCATTTGTGGGTGACTACTTTCCCTACAAACGTCGCGGGTGGGCCACCGGGTGGATCCTGACCGGCGTGGCATGTGGTCAGATCCTTGGGATGCCAGCAGGGATTCTATTAGCAAACGCCTATGGATTTCAGACTCCATTCATTGTTTTCGGTGGGTTGATGGTCTTGGCGAGTGCAATGGCCTGGTGGTATTTGCCGCAGTCCAACGTGAAGTATGATGAGGTGCCATTTTCCATTCCCGCTGTGCTGAGAACCTATGCCACACTTTTGCAGAGCCGAGGGCCGTGTGCAGGGGTTGTAATTTATTTCCTTCTCTTTGCAAGTCTCGGCGTATTCCTGTTCTTTTTCCCAAAATGGCTGGAAGAGGATGTGGGAATTTCGATACAGCAACTGGCCCTGCTGTTTGTGATCGCGGGAATCGGAATTGTTGTAGGGACGACCTCGGGTGGAGTTCTTTCGGACCGCTTCGGACGGAAGCCAATCTTGATCTTTGCATGCGGGGCTCTGACCCTTGTGCTTCCATTTGTGACCTTTTGGGTGCGAGGATTTACTAGTGCGGCCGTGTTCACTGCAGTGATATTGATTTTGGGGGCCATGCGTACCGGGCCGATCATGGCACTGCTGACGGCACTCACAGCACACACGCAACGGGGTTCCATGATGGGACTGGCCATTGCATCCGGGCAGCTTGGATTGGGGGTGGCAACGGCTGCGGCCGGGTGGTTTTATGAACACCCGGGCTTCCCATACAATGTGCTTGCAGCGACCATTGCAGTCGTTCTC